The Oryza glaberrima chromosome 9, OglaRS2, whole genome shotgun sequence genome includes a window with the following:
- the LOC127784942 gene encoding 2-oxoglutarate-dependent dioxygenase 11-like produces the protein MEGINDDSNRDIITEAAAMAFADPHLQIPDRYIRAAGGGGVVVVGDGESLELPVVDMARLLDPEHREAEVALLGSACRSWGFFQLINHGVDEAVIQKMKDNTVQFFELPLEDKNTVAVRPGGIEGFGHHFRSSAGKLDWAENLIVETQPFQQRNLEFWPSKPPTFRDSIDKYAMEMWNLTTRLLRFMASDLGVEQETLLAAFHGKRQTFGLHRYPPCRHPEKVIGISPHSDGFGLTLLLQVNDTLGLQVSKDGRWHPVRPLPGAFIVNVGEILEVLTNGRYKSVFHRVAIDAERGRVTVVVFQDACINGLVKPLPELGETPRYRAIGKSEYFKGHTAEVLGQGERFIDTLKK, from the exons ATGGAAGGCATCAACGACGACAGCAACCGGGACATCATCACGGAGGCCGCGGCCATGGCGTTCGCGGATCCCCACCTGCAGATCCCGGACAGGTacatccgcgccgccggcggcggtggcgtcgtcgtcgtcggcgacggcgagagccTCGAGCTGCCGGTGGTGGACATGGCGAGGCTGCTCGACCCCGAGCACCGGGAGGCCGAGGTCGCTTTGCTTGGCTCTGCGTGTCGGAGCTGGGGCTTCTTCCAG CTCATAAACCATGGAGTTGATGAAGCAGTGATACAGAAAATGAAAGATAACACGGTTCAATTCTTCGAGCTACCCCTGGAGGACAAGAACACGGTGGCTGTCCGTCCTGGCGGCATAGAAGGATTCGGCCATCACTTCAGATCATCAGCTGGCAAATTGGACTGGGCGGAGAACTTGATCGTTGAAACGCAGCCATTCCAGCAGAGAAATCTCGAATTTTGGCCTAGTAAACCACCCACATTTAG GGATTCAATTGACAAGTACGCAATGGAGATGTGGAATCTGACGACGCGACTGCTAAGGTTCATGGCCAGCGACCTAGGAGTCGAGCAAGAAACGCTGCTTGCCGCCTTCCATGGGAAGCGGCAGACCTTTGGCCTGCACCGCTACCCTCCCTGCCGCCACCCGGAGAAGGTAATCGGCATCTCGCCGCACTCCGACGGCTTCGGGCTAACTCTGCTGCTCCAAGTCAATGACACGCTGGGCCTGCAAGTCAGCAAGGATGGCCGATGGCACCCTGTGCGGCCGCTGCCGGGTGCCTTCATAGTCAACGTCGGCGAGATCCTCGAGGTTCTCACCAATGGCCGCTATAAAAGCGTGTTCCACAGGGTGGCCATCGACGCCGAGAGAGGCCGGGTTACAGTCGTGGTGTTTCAGGACGCTTGCATCAATGGATTGGTTAAGCCACTACCAGAGCTCGGCGAGACACCACGATATCGTGCCATCGGCAAGTCGGAGTATTTCAAGGGCCATACAGCAGAAGTACTTGGCCAAGGGGAAAGGTTCATCGACACTCTTAAGAAGTGA
- the LOC127785396 gene encoding 2-oxoglutarate-dependent dioxygenase 11-like, producing the protein MEGVKAMNRDIITQDAAMAFADHHLHIPDRFVRADEVPAAGEVVVVGGDDESSELPVVDMARLLDPEHREEEIAWLGSACRSWGFFQLINHGVDQAVIQKMKENTVQFFELPLEDKNTVAVRPGGIEGFGHHFRSSAGKLDWAENLIVQTQPFQQRNLDFWPSNPPTFRDSIDKYTMEMSNLTMRLLRFMASDLGVEEEPLLAAFRGKRQSTALHHYPPCRHPEKVIGIAPHSDGFGLTLLLQVDDTPGLQVSNGGRWHPVRPLPGAFIINIGESLEVLTNGLYRSVFHRVVVDAERDRVTVAVFQDACIDGVMKPLPELGEPRYHAIGKSEYFKGHTTEVVGQGERFIDTLKK; encoded by the exons ATGGAAGGCGTCAAGGCGATGAACAGGGACATCATCACGCAGGACGCAGCCATGGCATTCGCGGATCACCACCTGCACATCCCGGACAGGTTCGTCCGCGCCGACGAGGtcccggcggccggcgaagtcgtcgtcgtgggcggcgacgacgagagcAGCGAGCTGCCGGTGGTCGACATGGCGAGGCTGCTCGATCCTGAGCacagggaggaggagatcgctTGGCTTGGCTCTGCGTGCCGGAGCTGGGGATTCTTccag CTCATAAACCATGGAGTCGACCAAGCAGTGATacagaaaatgaaagaaaacaCGGTACAATTCTTCGAGCTACCCCTGGAGGACAAGAACACGGTGGCTGTCCGTCCTGGCGGCATAGAAGGATTCGGCCATCACTTCAGATCATCAGCTGGCAAATTGGACTGGGCGGAGAACTTGATCGTTCAAACGCAGCCATTCCAGCAGAGAAACCTCGATTTTTGGCCTAGTAACCCACCCACATTTA GGGATTCAATCGACAAGTACACAATGGAGATGTCGAATCTGACAATGCGACTGCTAAGGTTTATGGCCAGCGACCTTGGTGTTGAGGAAGAACCGCTGCTCGCCGCCTTCCGCGGGAAGCGGCAGAGCACTGCCCTGCACCACTACCCTCCCTGCCGCCACCCGGAGAAGGTGATCGGCATCGCGCCGCACTCCGACGGCTTCGGGCTGACTCTGCTGCTGCAAGTCGATGACACGCCGGGCCTGCAGGTTAGCAACGGCGGCCGGTGGCATCCGGTGCGGCCGCTGCCAGGTGCCTTCATCATCAACATCGGCGAGAGCCTCGAGGTTCTCACCAATGGCCTCTACAGGAGCGTGTTCCACAGGGTGGTCGTCGACGCTGAGAGGGACCGGGTTACGGTTGCGGTGTTTCAAGACGCGTGTATCGATGGAGTGATGAAGCCACTACCGGAGCTCGGTGAGCCGCGATATCATGCGATTGGCAAGTCGGAGTATTTCAAGGGCCACACAACAGAAGTTGTTGGTCAGGGGGAAAGGTTCATCGACACCCTTAAGAAGTGA